The following is a genomic window from Amphiura filiformis chromosome 4, Afil_fr2py, whole genome shotgun sequence.
TATCGtttgaaataacaaaacaatatgaacaataacaacaatacaaCTATAACAACAGCAAcgacaataataatattaaagccttaatgtacgatcttttttcagaatatacttttatttttttcaaaaccgattttttggcatatttgtaatacctacatatgttccaacttaaatctatgcgCAAACTGTCAAATCCGCCCTATTTTTAGTataacgggatgattttctgttggtccgtcATACATAATTTTTCAGAGTATGATAATATATCGGAATGATCATCAAATCATAGTCTCCTACGAAggcagtttggttacgctccctccacatgtggaggagcgtaaccaaactggctgcgtaggagactaacctgaggccgcactcgccgtcctaatccaaaaagtgtgaGATATTTCGAGtaatagaggtgaagtttatgatgttatttctttgcaaatacaaatgtattggaactttcataatgattgcatattatcattttggaagaaaaaaaagaaaagatcgtacattaaagcTTTAATAagagtaggcatatcacctcaaaaataagcgcagcagacaccggttatttaatgtttctacattattgagctttataagaatcaaaaatcaaaaaatcaaaaaaacaggattcaaatcggtcaatgcattgtgatctagtgtcaatttaaagatgctcgtagatggaatgaaatcctgccacaaattggcaaatttcgagattttgaaggtttatttggacgcttgcttgaaaaagcagcgttaagttaaatatcacatgttaaatgcctatctttcctgacttcgttaaagaaaacaaaatttaaaattctatcattgaataattataataaattaaccaaatatactatttgagcaatttcggccaatctgcagacaaattaaacctGAAAAAAattactaagttcagctaataaatatgcaaaattgatgccaatagaaaaccgtacatgatataaaggtgcggtcttttttgcacacatatgtatacaaagttctttcaattgattgattgaaaaaatacacaaaaagtaattaattatacaaattagGTAATtgcagctaattatgtattcatgatattattatgcaaattaggcatgagtaattttgggttttcttttcaatatttaatgaacgtctattcattcatcataaatttgtcaagtatgaacctgttatgaggttgaataaatgaaatgcagttaattactttaaaataatacaacaaaatataacgtttgacattttgacggtgtctggaatagaattttcatttttactgtaaacatggtatgtgtcaccattactcaaagccaaatccgaaaagtaaaaataaaaattcagttgcaatgagactttaaattaacattttgttatctggattaacatgggtaAAATTGGTAAAAGGAACCGCCATTACACTGTACCGCGTAGGCTATACAAAAATAGCGTGGCCTTGGGCACACACAATTGCTTACAACAATTGTGGTTTGAAAAACTACTCCCTATGAAATATCTTTGATAATGTTATGTTTCAAACAGTTTTCCTCaagtgcttcattcgttgtcgactgaaataatttacataggcctatatttactgatttatgagcgagcTTAAAAAAAaccaggcagtagttcttaaacaaagcAATATTTAATTCTTACTGTCCTGgtggtagcctcggaaaggcttcatacataatatactaaaaattcaaacaattaagATAAATGgagcatatgaggaaattcatttttcgacatggatgttttctaaaattgaccaactttgaagcgcgcgcttttcaattcaccgttatgcttgcatgcatgcacagtgtggtATAATTATTGTGCGGCCACTGTGACATCCCTAATAAGAGTAATGACAGATTTCATATAATACCTTACGCGATAACCTCTGTTTTCCCCTGTCCTATCTTAGGCTTATCTCGGAAGTTTATGAGGGGTTATGCTTCAagaactttaattttgttttgttatatattttcacttCAGGGTTTCTATCATTCAAATAGGCTACGTAACTACCGAACTGACAGCACAGTTTGGACCTAATCCTACCGCGCTCCTTAAAGCTGCAGCAAAAGATATCCCGGAAGACACTAGGGGCATTGTGGAGCGAATGGTATCAACTAACTCGGAAGACGTCTATGGTTCGGAAGCACAGACAACTGGTGATATTGCGAAATTCATGGAAGACGTGATTATTTCAGAAAAACCCGATTTTCGGTACCAAACTTCTCAATCAGTCCAAGAAATAGCACGTCGACGTTTACTGGACCCAACGGGCAATGAAATGATGGATACTTGGATGAAGCAATAATACATTTACTTTGCATTCATTTTATCTAATCTCgagtagcaaaaaaaaaaaggaataataaatatataaataaagataATTGCTTAACCCTAACGTCCTTTTTGTTTTTTGGGACGAAAGGAACGATGAAAAGAAGGAAGACAGAAAAGAAGAACAAATGTGTTTTGTGCGGTCCAGTTTTGAATCACGGACCCCTCGGGTGCAGAGGACAAGACCGAGGATAGCAAGCGTGAGTGTTGCGCTAGCCCGGCATGTGTTctcgtatgtatgtatgtatttgtttCTTGTTGTATACCAACATTTTCGATATAATGATCGATGCTCtacttcccattccagaaaaatacagcactaatatgttggggattaaaaaaatattttctgccaTGTGAAACATAGTTCAATCCTAACCAttctggagataaaagaaaatgttcactattttactaatttcttgaaaaagagccaataacatgcattttcggcCCGTTTTCTGATAATCGAGTTACAAAAATCAAAAAGTAGTGCGTTATTTCGCACATCACAATAGTATACGTTTACTTGATGCTAGAAATCATGTTTAATATTCAATGTGATTAATATAAGATTAGATGTATTAACATTTAAGATACAGAAAAATTTAGTATACAAACAAATTTCGAAATGATAAACTGgtatttttgttagccaaatccaaatagaaattactcacgaatctgagctttcgccatcttggctgatggcttgatcacagatgaactggtccactgcttttcccgcgagacttggttgctaaggacgcatcctcgttacccggaagtgatgttgattttagcagtgggtcatatacatgatctagaaagtgTGCACCTTCGTCACGATTGAGTGAGTTTTTGCCCCTCCttctgatttggatggcctccctGACTCTCCTCGTGAACGCATTAGAGTCTCTGTCGAGTAATTTGGCCCCCTCCCAGTCGATGACATGGTTATCTTGCGCTATGTGGTCGGTTATTGCCGATTTGTGCTGCTCTGTGGTGGATAGCTTTCTGTTGGCTCTTGTAAAGTTCTTAGTCGCAATCTTGTCGGCGTCTTTCtggtgttctttctttcttaccccAAACGGCCTTCCAGTCTCTCCTATATAGGATTTGTTGCAACCTTTGCATGGAATGTCATACACGACTTCGCTGGTTTGGTCAATGTCCttttgtccttggggtggacaAGAATACTTTTGAGCGTGTTGGTTGGTTTCATGGCCGTTGTAAACCCATGTTTACGAAAGACTCTTTGGAGTTTCTCAGATGTACCCTCCACATAGGGTATTACAACCATGCCTTTAATTGGGTTCTCGTTTGTCTTTTTCTGTGGTTTTGATGCTGTTGCTTTGTCCTTCATCTGTTGTTTCACCCTGTCCACTGCCCATCGGGGTATTCACAGACCGCCAGCGCCTTAATGATTCTTTGCTCCTCCTCTTTTTGTCTTCTTCCTCTGTCACAATCTTGTCTTTTCTATCCATCAACGTCCTGATTACACCCAGTTTCTGGTGAAGTGGGTGCTGAGATTTGAAACTTAAATATTGGTCGGTGTGGGTTTTTTTGCGATACACCAGCAGTTTGACCGTACCATCTTGTTTACGAATGAGCAAAGTGTCCAGGAATGGTATTTGGCCCTCTTTCTCCTCTTCGTAGGTAAACTTTATGTTTCCTGATTGATCGGTAGTGTTGAGGTGGTCAGTGAGCTTTTGTGTAGAGTCTTTATTGATAATTTCCAATATGTCATCGACATATCTTCTCCATAGCTTAGGCTTGCAGTCTAGGGGCGCTGTTGTTATAGCCTCCTGCTCCAACCATTCCATGAAGAGGTTTGCTACAATTGAACTGACGGGACTGCCCATCGCTGCCCCGAAAACCTGGCGATATATAGATCCACGGAAGCTGAAGTATGTCGTAGTTAAAACAAATTGGAGAAGCTGTAAGATGTCGTCGGGGGTGAGATTTGTTCTTGTATTGAGCTGAGTGTCTTTTTCTAGCCTGTCTTTGATCACATTGAGCGACTTTTCAATGGGCGTGTTCGTAAATAATGACACCACGTCATGGGAATTGAAGATGTCATTATCTTCAATTAGTACACCTGTCATCTCTTCAGCCAGCTGCTTAGAATTAACAACATGATGCTCTGTGTTACCAACTAAGGGGCCCAGAATTTCAGCGAGAGCTTTAGATGTTTGGTAGCCCAACGACCCCGTATAATCCACAATGGGCCTGATGGGATTTCCTTCCTTGTGGATTTTAGTAGTACAGTATAATCTCGGAACACTTTCTGCAGTAGGATAACGAGGATGCGTCCTTAGCAACCAagtctcgcgggaaaagcagtggaccagttcatctgtgatcaagccatcagccaagatggcgaaagctcagattcgtgagtaatttctatttggatttggctaacaaaaataccagtttatgatttcaacaatcctaccaaatgaatctctttactGAAATTTCGAAATGTATCGAAAAATAATCGTTTAATCATCAGAGCATATCTGGAAGAAGTAATTCGTGTGGGCAAAGCCGTGTACCTTGATACTTTGCATTACGCGTTTGATATATCACATAGTTTTGAATTACGGTATATCTTTTACTGGAACTTATTTAAACTTGCGTCTAacaccatcagacttcatcaggcaactgtctcgctgggctggtcatgtgatatCATCGTCATAAAAGTAAGGCCAGTAAAAGATTTGATTCAAAACTTTGTTGAAACAAAATGTAATGTATCTGGGGAATTGATTTAATCTGTAATTCGTGTATACCTGCATGAAATTTAATATGGGCAATCTGAAAGGGTGATTTAATTGATTATACCAATACAGACGTACCTTCTTTTGGCTCTTATTTGCCTTAGCTTCGTTCATTCTGATTCAATTATAACGATTAAAACAAGCGATTTTAGTTAAAACTtggatataaatatctaggacccgtttttcatttttttgaattttgataaagtTCACCAAAACTATCAgcaatttgggcgaaaatcgggctttgaaaattgaacattttccaaccatttttggtgcaaattcttagagttggtcaaaatttaaaaagataaaaagaaccggtaattttcaccaggttcgccgtcgcaaataataaaggagacaaggagaaagtgatcccgcccgggaatcgaacccaggacctcaggtttaagAGAcagccttaaccacttggccacgggag
Proteins encoded in this region:
- the LOC140150373 gene encoding uncharacterized protein produces the protein MTGVLIEDNDIFNSHDVVSLFTNTPIEKSLNVIKDRLEKDTQLNTRTNLTPDDILQLLQFVLTTTYFSFRGSIYRQVFGAAMGSPVSSIVANLFMEWLEQEAITTAPLDCKPKLWRRYVDDILEIINKDSTQKLTDHLNTTDQSGNIKFTYEEEKEGQIPFLDTLLIRKQDGTVKLLVYRKKTHTDQYLSFKSQHPLHQKLGVIRTLMDRKDKIVTEEEDKKRRSKESLRRWRSVNTPMGSGQGETTDEGQSNSIKTTEKDKREPN